A single region of the Methanobrevibacter wolinii SH genome encodes:
- a CDS encoding membrane protein produces the protein METLVIPNQIFIIILVLIFAILIIIVVYQWRKVKQSQNTVKMIDKEIELKKITMVEKDLESKRLMENPIPLPKEQQEHLSSIRQSTSELMNEIGYKHTEINERLARLEAQTEQKKLEKMLKDIEEKEKKLQK, from the coding sequence ATGGAAACTTTAGTAATACCAAATCAGATTTTTATTATAATTCTTGTTTTGATTTTTGCTATTCTTATTATTATTGTTGTTTATCAATGGAGAAAAGTTAAACAATCTCAAAATACTGTTAAAATGATTGATAAAGAGATTGAACTTAAAAAAATTACTATGGTTGAAAAAGATTTAGAATCTAAAAGATTAATGGAAAATCCTATACCATTACCTAAAGAACAACAAGAACATCTTTCATCTATTAGACAATCTACTTCTGAGTTAATGAATGAAATAGGTTATAAACATACTGAAATTAATGAAAGATTAGCACGTTTAGAAGCACAAACAGAACAGAAAAAACTTGAAAAAATGCTTAAAGACATTGAAGAAAAGGAGAAAAAACTTCAAAAATAA